One Bosea sp. 685 DNA segment encodes these proteins:
- a CDS encoding ATP-binding protein, whose amino-acid sequence MSNVTDYKPKGTLAPLKNVASMLTLATRLIERSPHLPGLGCFSGPSGYGKSWAAIYLQNKKDALRVEVGESWTKLTLIKAILRELGVNEPKGTVATLTEAAIERLSRPGHPPLLIDEADRLVDKGFIEIVREIHEASQVPIILIGEEELPGKLARSERTHNRVLAWQLAQPCDLEDAMLLAQLYVPGWLTIADDLLDHLRNKSQGRARRICSNIDNVIEWARVRGLKSAELKSYDGPIDTGEPPKRSVLGVSRRAS is encoded by the coding sequence ATGTCGAACGTCACGGACTACAAGCCCAAGGGGACGCTGGCGCCGCTCAAGAACGTGGCGTCGATGCTGACCCTGGCGACGCGCCTGATCGAGCGTTCGCCGCATCTGCCGGGGCTCGGCTGCTTCAGCGGACCATCGGGCTACGGCAAGAGCTGGGCCGCGATCTACCTGCAGAACAAGAAGGACGCCCTGCGCGTCGAGGTCGGCGAGAGCTGGACCAAACTCACCCTGATCAAGGCCATCCTGCGCGAGCTGGGTGTCAACGAGCCCAAAGGCACGGTCGCCACCCTCACGGAGGCCGCGATCGAGCGCCTGTCGCGCCCTGGCCACCCGCCGCTGCTGATCGACGAGGCGGACCGCCTGGTCGACAAGGGCTTCATCGAGATCGTCCGCGAGATCCATGAGGCCTCGCAGGTTCCGATCATCCTGATCGGCGAGGAAGAGCTTCCCGGCAAGCTCGCCCGCTCGGAGCGCACCCATAACCGCGTCTTGGCTTGGCAGCTTGCCCAGCCCTGCGATCTCGAAGACGCGATGCTGCTGGCGCAGCTCTATGTGCCGGGCTGGCTGACGATCGCCGATGATCTGCTGGACCATCTCCGGAACAAATCCCAGGGCCGCGCCCGCCGTATCTGCAGCAACATCGACAACGTCATCGAATGGGCGCGGGTCCGGGGCCTGAAGAGCGCGGAGCTGAAGAGCTACGACGGCCCGATCGACACGGGCGAGCCGCCGAAGCGCTCAGTCCTCGGCGTCTCACGGAGGGCGTCATGA
- a CDS encoding transcriptional regulator has protein sequence MNRGPISGRGSKVDPVAKAQAAWGEAMPKEVLALAEACRAATASAIAARLNYSDAVISQTLAGTYRGDLNKVFATIRGALMGEVVMCPVLDEIGKDRCLSEQGKPFSATSSTRARLFHACKTCPSRQQKDSA, from the coding sequence ATGAACCGCGGCCCTATCTCCGGCAGGGGCTCGAAGGTCGATCCTGTCGCCAAGGCGCAGGCCGCCTGGGGCGAGGCGATGCCAAAGGAGGTGCTGGCGCTGGCCGAGGCCTGCCGTGCGGCAACGGCCTCCGCCATCGCCGCACGGCTCAATTACTCCGACGCCGTCATCAGCCAGACGCTGGCCGGCACTTATCGCGGCGACCTCAACAAGGTCTTCGCCACGATCCGGGGCGCCCTGATGGGCGAGGTCGTCATGTGCCCGGTCCTCGACGAGATCGGCAAGGACCGCTGCCTCTCCGAACAGGGCAAGCCCTTTTCAGCCACCAGCTCGACCCGCGCCCGGCTCTTCCACGCCTGCAAAACCTGCCCGTCCCGCCAACAGAAGGACTCCGCCTGA
- a CDS encoding helix-turn-helix domain-containing protein: MSERHVTLDIIVAAVSAVTGIDRRDIMAETRVKDAARARFAVYWLAEKMIDISRAALGRALGDRDHSTIILGIARAEELRAQDIEFRQTTDLMLGTLLAIEKHGLLRLAQTVDPVATAQRVLSHPTREAVRVSAHEIIALCEAVLADAPTTSPEQETDHAA; the protein is encoded by the coding sequence ATGAGCGAGCGCCACGTCACTCTCGACATCATCGTCGCCGCCGTCAGCGCCGTGACCGGCATCGACCGGCGCGACATCATGGCCGAGACCCGTGTGAAGGACGCCGCGCGGGCTCGCTTCGCGGTCTACTGGCTCGCGGAAAAGATGATCGACATCAGCAGAGCCGCGCTTGGCCGGGCGTTGGGTGATCGCGACCACAGCACGATCATCTTGGGGATCGCCCGCGCCGAAGAGCTCCGGGCGCAAGACATCGAGTTCCGGCAAACCACCGATCTGATGCTCGGCACCCTGCTCGCGATCGAGAAGCACGGCCTGCTGCGCCTTGCCCAAACCGTCGATCCCGTGGCCACCGCCCAGCGCGTGTTGAGCCATCCCACGCGCGAGGCCGTCCGCGTCTCGGCACACGAGATCATCGCGCTCTGCGAGGCCGTTCTCGCGGACGCCCCCACCACATCCCCCGAACAGGAGACCGACCATGCAGCTTGA
- a CDS encoding DUF3164 family protein — MRDAKGSLIPIENIRAADQLEDETVRKIMAFAEDLSAQIRRFREHTFADLNGVHALYQQDYGAKAGGEKGNVTFQTFDGLKKVQVQIANLIEFGPQLQQAKALIDECLKEWGAESRPEIRALVNRVFNVDQAGQINKAELFSLLRMEILDERWVSAMKAIRDAIRITGTKEYVRFYMRSRPNDEWRAVAINIAAA, encoded by the coding sequence ATGCGCGACGCCAAGGGCTCGCTCATCCCGATCGAGAACATCCGCGCGGCCGATCAACTCGAAGACGAGACGGTCCGCAAGATCATGGCATTCGCCGAGGATCTGTCTGCCCAGATCAGGCGCTTCAGGGAGCACACCTTCGCCGATCTGAACGGTGTCCATGCGCTCTACCAGCAAGACTACGGCGCCAAAGCCGGCGGCGAGAAGGGCAACGTCACCTTCCAGACCTTCGACGGGCTGAAGAAGGTCCAGGTGCAGATCGCGAACCTGATCGAGTTCGGGCCGCAGCTGCAGCAGGCGAAGGCGCTGATCGACGAGTGTTTGAAGGAGTGGGGCGCGGAAAGCCGGCCCGAGATCCGCGCGCTGGTGAACCGCGTCTTCAACGTCGATCAGGCCGGCCAGATCAACAAGGCCGAGCTGTTCTCGCTGTTGCGCATGGAGATCCTCGACGAGCGTTGGGTCAGTGCCATGAAGGCAATCCGCGACGCCATCCGGATCACCGGCACGAAGGAATATGTCCGCTTCTACATGCGCTCGCGGCCGAACGACGAGTGGCGTGCCGTCGCCATCAACATCGCAGCGGCGTGA
- a CDS encoding DUF2786 domain-containing protein — MTPRERLRAKIAALQAKTAAAGCTEAEAMAAAAVAARLMAEHAFDQADIEMTEATAPDSSTRTTNRTTWRDKVSGAIALVTNCAWLIRTNDGDVLFVGREPGPDIAAYLRDVCFRAVERALREFKETPFYQRRRKLSTRRQAAADFVEGMVLRLTVRLLELFRSVRDDDARAAAKQALAKRAGTTVSITMKERKERYSAAGGAGWRAGADVGLHHGVAGTAAPKQIGSGS; from the coding sequence ATGACCCCGCGCGAGCGCCTCCGGGCCAAGATCGCCGCCCTGCAGGCGAAGACGGCTGCGGCTGGTTGCACCGAGGCCGAGGCCATGGCTGCAGCCGCTGTGGCGGCTCGCCTCATGGCGGAGCATGCCTTCGACCAGGCCGACATCGAGATGACCGAGGCGACAGCGCCGGATAGCTCGACCAGGACGACCAACCGCACCACCTGGCGCGACAAGGTCTCTGGGGCGATCGCCCTCGTCACCAACTGCGCCTGGCTGATCCGCACCAATGACGGCGACGTGCTCTTCGTCGGGCGCGAGCCGGGTCCGGACATCGCAGCTTATCTGCGCGACGTGTGCTTCCGCGCGGTCGAGCGTGCCCTGCGCGAGTTCAAGGAGACGCCGTTCTACCAGCGCCGCCGCAAGCTCTCGACACGGCGCCAGGCTGCCGCCGATTTTGTCGAGGGCATGGTGCTACGGCTGACAGTCCGGCTCCTAGAGCTGTTCCGGTCGGTGCGCGATGACGATGCCCGCGCAGCCGCCAAGCAGGCACTGGCAAAACGAGCCGGCACCACCGTCTCGATCACGATGAAGGAGCGGAAGGAGCGCTATTCCGCTGCTGGCGGTGCGGGCTGGCGCGCCGGCGCCGATGTCGGCCTGCACCATGGCGTCGCCGGCACGGCCGCGCCGAAGCAGATCGGGAGCGGCTCATGA
- a CDS encoding regulatory protein GemA has translation MSHPAMLAKIHIAKKELALQDAEYRALLKRVARVESAKDLSDKAAAAVIAEFKRLGWQPKESTRPPAERAEIRMIYALWGALHSGPLDPKALRTWTKTRFTVSAPEFLKPAQAREAIEQLKAWQKRVRG, from the coding sequence ATGAGCCATCCCGCCATGCTCGCCAAGATCCATATCGCCAAGAAGGAACTCGCGCTCCAGGACGCCGAGTATCGGGCGCTGCTTAAGCGCGTCGCTCGGGTCGAGAGCGCCAAGGATTTGAGCGACAAAGCTGCCGCCGCCGTCATCGCCGAATTCAAGCGGCTTGGCTGGCAGCCGAAAGAGTCGACGCGTCCACCGGCCGAGCGCGCCGAAATCCGCATGATCTACGCCTTATGGGGCGCGCTGCATTCCGGCCCGCTCGATCCCAAGGCCCTGCGGACCTGGACAAAGACCCGCTTCACCGTCTCGGCGCCGGAGTTCCTGAAGCCCGCCCAGGCGCGCGAGGCGATCGAGCAGCTCAAGGCCTGGCAGAAGCGGGTGCGGGGATGA
- a CDS encoding TIGR02594 family protein translates to MLPARFAFLASLTPPVWLARAIAELGVSEVSGPKSNARILDYRKLGKTPLGGDDGAVPWCAIFVNAMLEKAGVPGSASAMARSYVKHPGFTKLVAPMLGCIAVKSSNRGAASGHVGFYVGEDATSIQLLGGNQNDQVNFSAFRKGEFVGFYWPKGQPSPAAPYDRPVILGGAPTKVAAVREA, encoded by the coding sequence ATGCTCCCCGCCCGCTTCGCTTTTCTCGCCTCGCTTACGCCGCCTGTCTGGCTCGCGCGGGCAATCGCGGAACTTGGCGTCTCCGAGGTCTCCGGGCCGAAGTCCAACGCGCGCATCCTCGACTATCGCAAGCTCGGCAAGACCCCGCTCGGTGGTGATGATGGCGCGGTGCCGTGGTGCGCCATCTTCGTCAACGCCATGCTGGAGAAGGCCGGGGTGCCCGGCTCGGCCAGCGCCATGGCGCGCTCCTATGTAAAGCATCCCGGCTTCACCAAGCTCGTCGCGCCGATGCTCGGCTGCATCGCGGTCAAATCCTCCAATCGTGGCGCAGCCTCCGGCCATGTCGGGTTTTATGTCGGCGAGGATGCCACCTCGATCCAGCTGCTCGGCGGCAATCAGAACGACCAGGTCAATTTCAGCGCGTTCCGTAAGGGCGAGTTCGTCGGCTTCTACTGGCCAAAGGGCCAGCCTTCACCGGCCGCACCCTATGACCGACCGGTCATCCTCGGCGGCGCTCCTACCAAGGTCGCGGCGGTCCGGGAGGCCTGA
- a CDS encoding DUF2730 family protein translates to MMNFLQQYGTVLVLISQAAIVAIGSKFVTRTDHERAISSLDGKFVRAVEKIDKVEDRVAALESEFRHLPDRGSVHTIQLALESVKGELKAMGEQLKPVAAISDRLQEFLLEQAKSR, encoded by the coding sequence GTGATGAACTTTCTGCAGCAATACGGCACCGTGCTCGTGCTGATCAGCCAGGCCGCGATCGTCGCGATCGGCTCGAAGTTCGTCACGCGCACCGACCATGAGCGGGCGATCTCGTCTCTCGACGGCAAGTTCGTCCGTGCCGTCGAGAAGATCGACAAGGTCGAGGACCGGGTAGCCGCGCTCGAAAGCGAGTTCCGGCACCTGCCGGACCGGGGGTCGGTCCACACCATCCAGCTCGCCTTGGAGAGCGTGAAAGGCGAACTGAAGGCGATGGGCGAGCAGCTCAAGCCGGTCGCGGCGATCTCCGACCGGCTGCAGGAATTCCTCCTCGAACAGGCGAAATCCCGATGA
- a CDS encoding phage protein Gp27 family protein: MARPSGRLSSIDLVPDLAQDDIVWAIGELNQRQRTQADILFELNDRLGTKGVEPISSSAFNRKALKLRAAQIRLAEARHIFTGIADQFTPEKVDENSIVLGEFIKMLVFELAQADAQSTKGAMELARAFHDTIKGQAMSSARRSKLDEDYKQKTAGALAAVAKKAGLSKERVAELRDEFLNLAEKRS; this comes from the coding sequence ATGGCGCGCCCGAGCGGCCGGCTCTCCTCGATCGACCTCGTACCCGATCTCGCCCAGGACGATATCGTCTGGGCGATCGGCGAGCTGAACCAGCGCCAGCGCACCCAGGCCGACATCCTGTTCGAGCTGAACGATCGCCTGGGCACCAAGGGCGTCGAGCCGATCTCGTCGTCGGCCTTCAATCGCAAGGCGCTGAAGCTGCGCGCCGCGCAGATCCGGCTCGCCGAGGCGCGCCACATCTTCACCGGCATCGCCGACCAGTTCACGCCGGAGAAGGTTGACGAGAATTCGATCGTGCTCGGCGAGTTTATCAAGATGCTCGTCTTCGAGCTGGCCCAGGCCGATGCGCAGTCGACGAAGGGGGCCATGGAGCTAGCCCGCGCCTTCCATGACACGATCAAGGGACAGGCGATGTCGAGCGCCCGCCGCTCCAAACTGGACGAGGACTACAAGCAGAAGACCGCCGGCGCGCTCGCCGCCGTCGCCAAGAAGGCCGGCCTGTCGAAGGAGCGCGTCGCCGAGCTGCGTGACGAGTTCCTCAACCTGGCGGAGAAGCGCTCGTGA
- a CDS encoding terminase large subunit domain-containing protein codes for MSALPQEDFKVGRAITAEEWKALREESLYGLPEALRELPRSEILLGYQKRSIRARLSHEVTFIEKSRRTGLTWAFASDAVLVSAADHSAGGMDTFYIGYNLEMAREFIDVCAMWAKLFAKAAVESGEYLFEDLDPATGETRQVKAFRIRFSSGFEIVALPSRPRSLRGKQGYVIIDEAAFHDDLAELLKAAMALLIWGGMVVVISTHDGEANTFNQYVKDIRAGVFDYGIVRIDFDEALREGLYQRICQRKGEDWTAEGEAEWRSKIIAHYGQGADEELFCIPSEGSGVWLLPAVIEANMKAETKVLRWEMPSAFAAWPARLRREAAQAWLDQHVVPQLHRILPDKPSFLGEDFGRISDLSVIWPVQLAQGMHRHTPFVIELRNIPFDEQEFILWWVIDHLPRFGAGALDAGGNGAALAERTAQRYGMERIAQIKFTVDWYRANMPLLKQTLEALGMDVPKDVDVGNDLRIVRMIDGIARLPRVRNAEKGEGAADGKKKTRHGDAAIAAVLAHFASLMPVVSFAYQAVTGGAPGLGVTGAGGSPFADHSIGSMTPSLRGRL; via the coding sequence GTGAGCGCCCTGCCGCAGGAGGATTTCAAGGTCGGCCGCGCCATCACGGCGGAGGAGTGGAAGGCGCTCCGCGAGGAATCGCTCTACGGCCTGCCCGAGGCCCTGCGCGAGCTGCCGCGCTCCGAGATCCTGCTCGGCTACCAGAAGCGCTCGATCCGCGCCCGCCTGTCGCACGAGGTCACCTTCATCGAGAAAAGCCGCCGCACCGGCCTGACCTGGGCCTTCGCCTCGGATGCTGTCCTGGTCTCGGCCGCCGATCATTCCGCCGGCGGGATGGACACCTTCTACATCGGCTACAACCTCGAAATGGCGCGCGAGTTCATCGACGTCTGCGCCATGTGGGCCAAGCTCTTCGCCAAGGCCGCGGTCGAAAGCGGCGAGTACCTGTTCGAGGATCTCGACCCGGCAACAGGCGAGACCCGCCAGGTCAAGGCCTTCCGCATCCGCTTCTCCTCCGGCTTCGAGATCGTCGCGCTGCCGTCGCGCCCGCGATCGCTGCGCGGCAAGCAGGGCTATGTCATCATCGACGAGGCCGCCTTCCATGACGATCTCGCCGAGCTGCTGAAAGCAGCCATGGCGCTCCTCATCTGGGGCGGGATGGTCGTGGTGATCTCGACCCATGACGGCGAGGCCAACACCTTCAACCAGTACGTCAAGGACATCCGCGCCGGCGTCTTCGACTACGGCATCGTCCGGATCGATTTCGACGAGGCGCTGCGCGAAGGGCTCTATCAGCGCATCTGCCAACGCAAGGGCGAGGACTGGACGGCCGAGGGCGAGGCGGAGTGGCGTTCCAAGATCATCGCCCATTACGGCCAGGGCGCCGACGAGGAGCTGTTCTGCATCCCCTCCGAGGGCTCGGGCGTCTGGCTGCTGCCAGCCGTCATTGAAGCCAATATGAAGGCCGAGACAAAGGTCTTGCGCTGGGAGATGCCGAGCGCCTTCGCCGCCTGGCCCGCCCGGCTGCGCCGCGAGGCCGCGCAGGCCTGGCTCGATCAGCATGTCGTCCCGCAGCTGCACCGCATCCTGCCGGACAAGCCCAGCTTCCTCGGCGAGGATTTCGGGCGCATCTCGGACCTCAGCGTGATCTGGCCAGTGCAGCTCGCCCAGGGCATGCATCGGCACACGCCGTTCGTCATAGAGCTGCGCAACATCCCCTTCGACGAGCAGGAGTTCATCCTGTGGTGGGTGATCGACCATTTGCCGCGCTTCGGCGCCGGCGCGCTCGATGCCGGCGGCAACGGCGCCGCGCTCGCCGAGCGCACTGCCCAGCGCTACGGCATGGAGCGGATCGCGCAGATCAAGTTCACCGTCGATTGGTATCGCGCGAATATGCCGCTGCTGAAGCAGACGCTGGAGGCGCTCGGCATGGACGTCCCGAAGGACGTCGATGTCGGCAACGATCTGCGCATCGTCAGGATGATCGACGGCATCGCCCGGCTGCCACGCGTTCGCAATGCGGAGAAGGGTGAAGGCGCCGCCGATGGCAAAAAGAAGACCCGCCACGGCGACGCGGCCATCGCGGCGGTGCTGGCGCATTTCGCCTCGCTGATGCCGGTGGTGAGCTTCGCCTATCAGGCGGTCACCGGTGGGGCGCCGGGCCTCGGCGTGACCGGCGCCGGCGGCAGTCCGTTCGCCGATCACTCGATCGGTTCAATGACCCCCTCTCTGAGAGGACGCCTCTGA
- a CDS encoding DUF935 domain-containing protein yields the protein MPRLSKTLGPDGERVDMDLLFGEPEAAPQLYGYRQATSTQHVDGLTPWRLAAIHRAAAGGEPQAWLELAEDIEERDPHYLSVLGTRRRSVTQLPATVEAASDAADHVAHAEFIRAWLKEGVLDDCLFDVLDAIGKGFSVMEIEWSSTPSMIVPAAILYRPQRWFTFDRIDGETPLLREGATGQPLSPHKFLVHRHKAKSGLTIRSGLARVASWSWMMKAFTAKDWAIYAQNYGMPVRVGRYDQMATDADKAILWHAVANIAGDCAAILPKGMEIEFVGLKDTAKGSGGELYQNRCDWLDRQVSKLVLGQTTTTDAVSGGHAVAKEHRLVQEDIERSDARMLSTTIKRQLIRQIIAFNFGPQAAYPNFHIGRPDEVPLNDVVNAIEKLGPLGLTVEVSEVRDRLGFSDPAKAKGGNAGDAEVIGGRVPTPTPPAKPAPLDLTRHLVSRHASSPEPELVDALTEQVALDAAGAMAGMTDEIRAAFDAASDLNDLAHRLSQMSLDPKALAEVMGRGLALAHLTGRAALLEEIGGPRGGQRS from the coding sequence ATGCCGCGCCTGTCGAAAACCCTCGGCCCCGATGGCGAGCGCGTCGATATGGATCTCCTCTTTGGCGAGCCGGAGGCGGCGCCGCAGCTCTACGGATATCGGCAGGCGACCTCGACCCAGCATGTCGACGGGCTCACTCCCTGGCGGCTTGCGGCGATCCACCGCGCCGCCGCCGGCGGCGAGCCGCAGGCCTGGCTTGAGCTTGCCGAGGATATCGAGGAGCGCGATCCGCATTACCTTTCCGTCCTCGGCACCCGGCGGCGTTCCGTCACGCAATTGCCCGCTACTGTCGAGGCGGCAAGCGACGCGGCCGATCATGTCGCGCATGCCGAGTTCATACGCGCCTGGCTGAAAGAGGGCGTTCTCGACGACTGCCTGTTCGACGTGCTCGACGCGATCGGCAAGGGCTTCTCGGTGATGGAAATCGAATGGTCGAGCACTCCCAGCATGATCGTGCCGGCCGCGATCCTCTATCGGCCGCAGCGCTGGTTTACTTTCGATCGGATCGACGGCGAGACGCCGCTCCTGCGCGAGGGCGCGACCGGTCAACCGCTCTCGCCGCACAAGTTCCTGGTTCACCGCCACAAGGCCAAGAGCGGCTTGACCATCCGATCGGGGCTGGCGCGTGTCGCGTCCTGGTCATGGATGATGAAGGCCTTCACGGCGAAGGACTGGGCGATCTACGCCCAGAACTACGGCATGCCCGTGCGTGTCGGGCGGTACGACCAGATGGCGACCGATGCCGACAAGGCGATCCTATGGCACGCCGTCGCCAATATCGCCGGCGATTGCGCCGCGATCCTGCCGAAGGGCATGGAGATCGAGTTCGTCGGACTGAAGGACACGGCTAAGGGCTCCGGCGGGGAACTCTACCAGAATCGCTGCGACTGGCTCGATCGCCAGGTCTCCAAGCTCGTGCTGGGGCAGACCACGACGACCGATGCCGTCAGCGGCGGCCATGCCGTCGCCAAGGAGCATCGTCTCGTCCAGGAGGATATCGAGCGCTCCGACGCGCGCATGCTCTCGACGACGATCAAACGTCAGCTGATCCGCCAGATCATCGCCTTTAATTTCGGGCCGCAGGCGGCCTATCCGAACTTCCACATTGGGCGGCCTGATGAGGTTCCGCTCAATGATGTCGTCAACGCGATTGAGAAACTCGGGCCGCTCGGGCTCACGGTCGAGGTCAGCGAGGTCCGCGACCGGCTCGGCTTTTCCGATCCCGCGAAGGCCAAGGGCGGAAATGCCGGCGATGCCGAGGTTATCGGCGGGCGGGTGCCAACGCCGACGCCGCCCGCCAAGCCGGCGCCGCTCGACCTGACGCGCCATCTGGTCTCGCGCCATGCCAGCTCTCCCGAACCCGAGTTGGTCGACGCCCTGACGGAACAGGTTGCGCTCGATGCCGCCGGGGCCATGGCAGGGATGACCGACGAGATCCGCGCGGCCTTCGATGCCGCCAGCGACCTGAATGATCTTGCCCATCGGCTCTCGCAGATGAGCCTGGATCCGAAGGCCCTGGCCGAGGTCATGGGGCGCGGCCTGGCGCTCGCCCATCTCACCGGCCGGGCGGCCCTCCTCGAGGAAATCGGCGGACCCCGTGGCGGCCAGCGCAGCTAG
- a CDS encoding phage minor head protein produces MTDYSSTTQAFDLPFDEAIDYLRQKVNATSETWTDLWQRANAKGFTVAGATTDALVDDFRREVERALQEGTTLDEFRKGFDRIVEKHGWQHTGRPGWRSRVIYETNLSMAYSAGRYAQQTEPETLAAFPYWQYVHSGAKHPRKQHLAWNGMVLLATDPFWEWAYPPNGWGCGCRVRPISDRTLRIQGRGSLDVAPPRIPTTIVNKRTGEVLHGSQGVDPGFDYNPGMVWRDAKPSAVPGLTD; encoded by the coding sequence GTGACCGACTACAGCTCCACGACCCAGGCCTTTGATCTGCCGTTCGACGAGGCGATCGACTACCTGCGCCAGAAGGTCAACGCAACATCTGAGACCTGGACCGATCTCTGGCAGAGGGCGAACGCCAAGGGCTTCACCGTCGCCGGTGCGACCACGGACGCGCTCGTCGACGATTTCCGCCGCGAGGTCGAGCGTGCGCTCCAGGAGGGCACGACGCTCGACGAGTTCCGCAAGGGCTTCGATCGCATCGTCGAGAAGCATGGCTGGCAGCATACCGGCCGGCCGGGTTGGCGCTCCCGTGTCATCTACGAGACCAATCTGTCGATGGCCTATTCGGCCGGCCGCTACGCCCAGCAGACCGAGCCCGAGACGCTCGCCGCTTTCCCGTACTGGCAATACGTCCATTCCGGCGCCAAGCATCCGCGCAAGCAGCATCTCGCCTGGAACGGCATGGTGCTCCTGGCAACCGATCCGTTCTGGGAATGGGCCTATCCGCCCAATGGCTGGGGCTGCGGCTGCAGGGTGCGGCCGATCTCGGACCGCACCCTGCGCATCCAGGGCCGGGGCAGTCTCGATGTCGCGCCGCCGCGCATTCCGACCACGATCGTCAACAAGCGCACCGGCGAGGTGCTGCATGGCAGCCAGGGGGTCGATCCCGGCTTCGACTACAATCCAGGCATGGTCTGGCGCGACGCGAAGCCCTCCGCCGTGCCCGGCCTGACGGATTGA
- a CDS encoding phage virion morphogenesis protein: MTGVVLNTRMDISEAQAGFARLGAVMADTRPVMRAIGTGLVTSTQDRFDAGHDPDGAAWKPLNPVYAAGKRGPGILRERGMRGGLQGSITYRAGSSEVQVGTNKIYGAIQHFGGTILPKGGGRLVFKMGNRVVHARSVTLPPRPYLGISSSDQVMILDVVEGALARAVTSGSSSVTRRR, translated from the coding sequence ATGACCGGCGTCGTCCTGAACACCCGCATGGACATCTCCGAGGCCCAGGCCGGCTTTGCCCGGCTCGGCGCGGTGATGGCGGACACCAGGCCGGTGATGCGCGCGATCGGGACGGGCCTCGTCACCTCGACGCAGGATCGCTTCGACGCCGGTCATGATCCCGACGGCGCCGCCTGGAAGCCGCTGAACCCGGTCTACGCGGCCGGCAAACGCGGCCCCGGCATCCTGCGCGAGCGCGGCATGCGCGGCGGCCTGCAGGGCTCGATCACCTATCGCGCCGGCAGTTCGGAGGTGCAGGTCGGCACCAACAAGATCTATGGCGCGATCCAGCACTTCGGCGGCACCATTCTGCCGAAGGGCGGCGGGCGCCTGGTCTTCAAAATGGGCAACCGCGTGGTCCACGCCCGCTCGGTCACTTTGCCGCCGCGCCCTTATCTCGGGATCAGCAGCTCGGACCAGGTTATGATCCTGGATGTTGTCGAAGGCGCTCTTGCCCGCGCGGTCACTTCCGGGTCATCATCGGTGACGCGTCGGCGCTAG
- a CDS encoding phage protease, which yields MTTRSSLHFQLPAGGVPEWIHLMPAGTFSGVDGRGPFTLEAADEVIATSMAAGKLTVDENHSTDKAAPEGRPAPARGWIVEMQPRADGIWGRVEWTASGRALIEDKAYRGISPVLVAEKEGGRVVKLLRAALTNDPNLTLTTLHSRTPDMDFLSKLRTALGLTADAAEDAVLTAVTSHAAIAAAQGKLAEAVGLAADAASADLLTQVTAHAADAGKLTAISAHFKAAGLDLAKLTPTELQTHLQARGDADATQLRQTVISLQSQLTTLQTEGAKEKAVAFIDAAITAGKPLLPMRDHYIGRHQKDPAGVEKEVDALPSIHGGGVKRPPAEGALSANATTAEVVAAADLHQAEQARNGNRISSTDAILHVTGRR from the coding sequence ATGACGACACGTTCCTCCCTTCACTTTCAGCTCCCGGCCGGCGGTGTTCCCGAGTGGATTCACCTGATGCCGGCCGGGACTTTTTCCGGGGTGGACGGTCGTGGCCCTTTCACGCTGGAGGCCGCCGATGAAGTGATCGCCACCTCCATGGCCGCCGGCAAGCTGACGGTCGACGAGAACCATTCAACCGACAAGGCCGCACCGGAAGGTCGGCCGGCGCCGGCGCGGGGCTGGATCGTTGAGATGCAGCCCCGCGCCGACGGAATCTGGGGGCGTGTCGAATGGACTGCCTCGGGTCGCGCCCTGATCGAGGACAAGGCCTATCGCGGCATCTCGCCCGTCCTGGTCGCCGAGAAGGAGGGCGGCCGCGTCGTCAAGCTGCTCCGCGCTGCTCTGACCAACGATCCCAACCTGACCCTGACCACCCTTCATTCAAGGACGCCCGACATGGATTTCCTCAGCAAGCTGCGCACCGCGCTCGGCCTGACGGCCGATGCCGCCGAAGACGCCGTGCTGACCGCCGTCACCTCGCATGCCGCGATTGCTGCCGCCCAGGGCAAGCTTGCCGAGGCTGTCGGTCTCGCGGCTGATGCTGCTTCTGCCGACCTGCTCACCCAGGTCACGGCCCATGCGGCCGATGCCGGCAAGCTCACGGCCATCTCGGCGCATTTCAAGGCAGCGGGTCTCGACCTCGCCAAGCTCACCCCGACAGAGCTGCAAACCCATCTCCAGGCGCGCGGCGATGCCGACGCGACCCAGCTGCGCCAGACAGTAATCTCGCTGCAGTCGCAGCTGACCACGCTGCAGACCGAGGGCGCGAAGGAGAAGGCCGTCGCCTTCATCGACGCCGCCATCACCGCAGGCAAGCCGCTCCTTCCGATGCGCGACCACTACATCGGCCGCCACCAGAAGGATCCGGCTGGCGTCGAAAAGGAGGTCGACGCCCTGCCGTCCATCCATGGCGGCGGCGTCAAGCGTCCGCCGGCCGAGGGGGCGCTGTCGGCAAATGCCACGACGGCCGAAGTCGTCGCTGCAGCAGACCTTCACCAGGCCGAGCAGGCCAGGAATGGCAACCGGATCTCGTCGACCGACGCGATCCTGCACGTCACCGGGAGACGCTGA